The Candidatus Eisenbacteria bacterium genome includes a region encoding these proteins:
- a CDS encoding nitronate monooxygenase — MGIAVSNWRLARAVASLGQIGVVSGTVIDTVLVRRLQDGDPGGHVRRAMTHFPIPGVAASVLERFFLPEGARGSAPYALLPMYQQVVTAAREQLAMLAAFTEVRLAKEGHDGLVGINLLTKVQMPNLALLYGALLAGVDFVLMGAGIPRDIPAALDALALHRPAEIRLDLEQASAGRVELLRLDPARHWSALPAPLARPRFLPIVGSHSLAIMLARKTPGIDGFVVEGPTAGGHNTPPREKGVFDENGEPVYGPRDLADLEKIRELGLPFWVAGGGGSPAALTAARAAGAAGVQVGTLFAYCEESGLDERIRGSVLASAARGEVRVRTDSRASPTGFPFKVVSWPQAPGADAPRKRICDLGYLRVAYEKPEGGVGYRCASEPERDYLAKGGDAAELDGRRCLCNSLLATIGLAQVREEGLEPPLLTSGDDAAHLGDFLAGRTRYAAADVVRWLLGGSRVAANGAAAAHA, encoded by the coding sequence CGGACATGTGCGCCGCGCGATGACGCACTTCCCGATTCCCGGCGTCGCGGCGTCGGTGCTCGAGCGGTTCTTCCTGCCCGAGGGTGCGCGCGGCAGCGCACCCTACGCGCTGCTGCCCATGTACCAGCAGGTCGTGACGGCGGCGCGCGAGCAGCTCGCGATGCTCGCCGCCTTCACCGAAGTCCGGCTCGCCAAGGAAGGCCACGACGGCCTCGTCGGCATCAACCTGCTGACCAAGGTGCAGATGCCGAACCTGGCGCTGCTCTACGGGGCCCTGCTCGCCGGCGTTGACTTCGTGCTCATGGGCGCCGGCATTCCCCGCGACATCCCCGCCGCGCTCGACGCTCTGGCGCTGCACCGCCCGGCGGAGATCCGGCTCGACCTGGAGCAGGCGTCCGCGGGGCGCGTCGAGCTGCTGCGGCTCGACCCCGCGCGCCACTGGTCGGCGCTTCCCGCGCCCCTTGCGCGTCCGCGCTTCCTGCCCATCGTCGGCAGCCATTCGCTCGCGATCATGCTGGCGCGCAAGACGCCCGGCATAGACGGGTTCGTCGTCGAGGGTCCGACCGCGGGCGGCCACAACACGCCTCCGCGCGAAAAGGGCGTCTTCGACGAGAACGGAGAGCCGGTGTACGGACCGCGCGACCTCGCCGACCTGGAGAAGATCCGCGAACTGGGCCTGCCCTTCTGGGTCGCGGGCGGCGGCGGCTCCCCGGCGGCGCTGACCGCGGCCCGCGCCGCGGGCGCGGCCGGCGTGCAGGTCGGGACGCTGTTCGCCTACTGCGAGGAGTCGGGTCTCGACGAACGCATCCGCGGCTCCGTGCTGGCGAGCGCCGCGCGCGGCGAGGTGCGCGTGCGGACCGACTCGCGCGCCTCGCCCACGGGATTTCCGTTCAAGGTCGTGTCGTGGCCGCAGGCGCCGGGGGCGGACGCTCCGCGGAAGCGCATCTGCGATCTCGGCTACCTGCGCGTCGCCTACGAAAAGCCCGAGGGCGGTGTCGGCTACCGCTGCGCGAGCGAGCCGGAACGCGACTACCTCGCCAAGGGAGGCGACGCCGCCGAGCTCGACGGGCGCCGGTGCCTGTGCAACTCGCTGCTCGCCACCATCGGCCTCGCGCAGGTGCGCGAGGAAGGGCTCGAGCCACCGCTGCTGACGAGCGGCGACGACGCGGCCCATCTCGGCGATTTCCTCGCCGGCCGGACGCGCTACGCGGCCGCCGATGTCGTTCGCTGGCTGCTGGGAGGGTCGCGAGTCGCGGCCAACGGCGCGGCCGCGGCGCACGCCTGA